A single genomic interval of Alteromonas sp. CI.11.F.A3 harbors:
- the rfbA gene encoding glucose-1-phosphate thymidylyltransferase RfbA has product MSRKGIILAGGSGTRLHPLTKVVSKQLMPVYDKPMIFYPLTTLMMSGIRDVLIITTPEEQQRFIDLIGDGSALGMNIEYAVQPSPDGLAQAFLIGEQFIGKDSCSLVLGDNIYYGHDLKLSLQNAYKQDHGATVFGYHVNDPERYGVVEFDEDWNALSIEEKPAVPKSNYAVTGLYYYDNRVVDFAKEVKPSHRGELEITDLNNLYLKDDSLKVELMGRGSAWLDTGTLDSLLDAANFVAAIEKRQGLKVCCPEEVAYRMGYINAEQLEKLAAPLKKSGYGDYLLKVINDRVKI; this is encoded by the coding sequence ATGAGTAGAAAAGGAATAATACTAGCTGGCGGATCTGGCACACGTTTGCACCCGTTAACTAAGGTGGTAAGTAAGCAGCTAATGCCTGTTTACGACAAGCCGATGATTTTTTATCCGTTAACAACGTTAATGATGTCGGGAATTCGTGATGTACTTATTATCACCACGCCTGAAGAGCAGCAGCGGTTTATCGACCTTATTGGAGATGGCTCGGCGCTAGGAATGAATATAGAGTACGCAGTTCAGCCTTCGCCCGATGGCTTGGCACAGGCATTCCTTATAGGCGAACAGTTTATTGGGAAGGATAGCTGCTCACTTGTGCTTGGTGATAATATTTATTACGGCCACGACTTAAAGCTGTCGTTACAGAACGCCTATAAACAAGATCATGGTGCTACGGTATTTGGCTATCATGTTAACGACCCTGAGCGTTATGGTGTGGTAGAGTTTGATGAAGACTGGAACGCACTTTCTATCGAAGAAAAGCCTGCTGTTCCTAAATCAAACTATGCCGTGACAGGTCTCTACTACTACGACAATCGCGTAGTGGATTTCGCTAAAGAAGTTAAGCCATCACATCGTGGTGAACTTGAAATTACCGACCTTAACAACCTGTATCTTAAAGATGACTCACTCAAAGTAGAGTTGATGGGCCGAGGCTCAGCTTGGCTTGATACGGGCACGTTAGACTCTCTTTTAGATGCTGCAAACTTTGTGGCTGCTATCGAAAAACGCCAGGGTTTGAAGGTATGCTGCCCAGAAGAAGTCGCATATAGAATGGGGTATATCAACGCTGAGCAACTTGAAAAGCTAGCGGCACCACTCAAGAAGAGTGGCTATGGCGATTATCTGCTCAAAGTGATAAACGATAGAGTTAAGATCTAG
- the rfbC gene encoding dTDP-4-dehydrorhamnose 3,5-epimerase encodes MQVIKTDIPDVKIIEPKVFGDERGFFLETFRTDWFKKECADVEFVQDNHSKSSQGILRGLHYQLEQTQGKLVRVVSGEVYDVAVDMRKDSSTYGKWVGVLLSAENKRQLWVPAGFAHGFYVTSESAEFVYKCTDYYHPESEVSVKFDDSTLNIDWPLVNGEKPSLSGKDENGVAFVNAPTF; translated from the coding sequence ATGCAAGTAATTAAAACAGACATCCCAGACGTAAAAATTATCGAGCCAAAAGTATTTGGCGACGAACGCGGTTTCTTCCTTGAAACCTTTCGCACCGACTGGTTCAAAAAAGAATGTGCAGATGTTGAATTTGTGCAAGACAATCATTCAAAATCCAGCCAAGGTATTCTTCGTGGGCTGCATTATCAGTTAGAGCAGACACAAGGGAAATTGGTTCGCGTGGTCAGTGGCGAAGTATATGATGTTGCCGTAGACATGCGTAAAGACTCATCGACTTATGGAAAGTGGGTAGGGGTTTTACTGTCGGCTGAAAATAAGCGTCAACTATGGGTACCTGCAGGTTTTGCTCACGGTTTTTATGTAACCAGTGAATCTGCTGAGTTCGTGTATAAGTGTACCGACTACTATCACCCAGAATCAGAAGTGTCGGTTAAATTTGACGACTCTACTTTAAACATCGATTGGCCATTAGTTAATGGCGAAAAGCCGTCTTTATCTGGAAAAGATGAAAATGGCGTCGCGTTCGTTAATGCCCCTACGTTTTAA
- the rfbD gene encoding dTDP-4-dehydrorhamnose reductase: MSIVVIGNAGQLSFELVRILGEDTICLGPEDTDITNESVLSETLSKLAPSVIINAAAYTAVDKAEEDVDLCHAINATAVENLAKYCKQSGAFLVHVSTDYVFNGHKGSPYLTDDTIEPQGVYGKTKADGEKALLDLLPNSSCLIRTAWVYSSHGNNFVKTMLRLMADKPQLSVIDDQIGTPTWAKGLAEVCVSAAQNKTQGVYHWTDEGVASWYDFALAIQELGIEKGLLSSAIPVLPIPSSQYPTPASRPHYSVLDKTSTRDTFSSLNLTHWRTQLSAMMDELKA; this comes from the coding sequence ATGAGTATTGTAGTAATTGGCAATGCTGGCCAATTGTCTTTTGAATTGGTTCGTATTCTAGGTGAAGACACTATTTGTTTAGGCCCTGAAGATACTGACATTACCAACGAATCTGTACTATCTGAAACGCTAAGCAAACTAGCGCCAAGCGTTATTATTAACGCAGCAGCTTATACTGCGGTAGATAAAGCAGAAGAAGACGTTGATTTGTGCCACGCGATAAACGCGACAGCCGTTGAAAACTTAGCAAAGTACTGTAAGCAGTCGGGTGCATTTTTAGTGCATGTGTCTACTGATTACGTGTTTAACGGTCATAAAGGTTCGCCTTATCTCACTGACGACACTATCGAGCCTCAAGGGGTTTACGGTAAAACCAAGGCCGATGGCGAGAAAGCCTTGCTTGATTTACTACCTAACTCAAGTTGCTTAATTCGTACCGCGTGGGTGTATTCATCTCATGGGAATAACTTCGTTAAAACCATGCTTCGTTTAATGGCAGATAAACCGCAGTTATCGGTTATTGACGATCAAATTGGCACCCCTACGTGGGCCAAAGGGTTGGCAGAAGTGTGCGTAAGTGCGGCGCAGAATAAAACCCAAGGTGTATATCACTGGACGGATGAAGGCGTTGCCAGCTGGTACGATTTCGCGCTAGCCATTCAAGAACTTGGTATTGAAAAAGGTTTATTATCTTCGGCTATTCCAGTATTGCCTATTCCTTCTTCTCAGTACCCAACACCGGCTTCACGACCGCACTATAGCGTGCTAGATAAAACCAGCACACGAGATACCTTTTCATCACTTAATCTTACACATTGGCGTACTCAATTGTCTGCCATGATGGATGAATTGAAAGCATAA
- the rfbB gene encoding dTDP-glucose 4,6-dehydratase yields MKTILVTGGAGFIGSAVVRHLINDTDHKVVNLDKLTYAGNLESLLSVSDNERYAFEQVDICDADGVKAVLNTHQPDIIMHLAAESHVDRSIDGPGEFIQTNVVGTYTLLEQARAYWSTLDDGKKEGFKFHHISTDEVYGDLPHPDEIEEGSELPLFTETTPYAPSSPYSASKASSDQLVRSWLRTYKLPTLVTNCSNNYGPYHFPEKLIPLVILNALAGKPLPVYGKGNQIRDWLYVEDHARALVLVALEGKIGETYNIGGHNEKQNIEVVNTICDILDDVQPKASKYAEQITYVADRPGHDMRYAIDASKIERELGWSPQETFESGIRKTVEWYLSNEGWWKAVLDGSYQGERLGSGS; encoded by the coding sequence ATGAAAACAATTTTAGTAACCGGTGGCGCAGGTTTTATCGGCTCGGCAGTCGTTCGCCATCTTATTAACGATACAGACCATAAAGTCGTAAACTTAGATAAGCTTACTTACGCAGGTAACTTAGAATCGCTTTTATCTGTATCAGATAACGAGCGTTATGCGTTTGAACAAGTGGATATTTGTGATGCTGACGGCGTAAAAGCCGTTCTTAATACTCACCAACCTGACATTATTATGCACCTAGCGGCTGAATCTCATGTAGACCGTTCAATCGACGGCCCGGGTGAGTTCATTCAAACCAATGTAGTAGGTACTTACACCTTGCTTGAGCAAGCTCGTGCTTATTGGTCAACGCTTGATGATGGGAAAAAGGAAGGCTTTAAATTCCACCATATTTCAACTGATGAAGTATATGGCGACCTTCCACATCCAGATGAAATAGAAGAGGGTAGTGAACTACCTCTATTCACTGAAACTACCCCTTATGCACCAAGCTCGCCTTATTCTGCCAGTAAAGCGTCTTCAGACCAGTTGGTGCGTTCATGGCTACGTACCTACAAACTACCTACTTTGGTAACCAACTGTTCGAACAATTATGGCCCGTATCACTTTCCTGAAAAGCTAATTCCTTTAGTTATTTTGAACGCCTTAGCTGGCAAGCCATTGCCTGTATACGGTAAAGGTAATCAAATTCGCGATTGGTTGTATGTGGAAGATCATGCCCGTGCATTGGTGCTAGTTGCCCTTGAAGGAAAAATTGGCGAAACCTATAACATTGGCGGCCATAACGAAAAGCAAAATATTGAAGTAGTGAATACAATTTGCGACATCTTGGATGATGTTCAGCCAAAAGCCAGCAAGTATGCAGAGCAAATCACTTATGTGGCAGACCGCCCTGGTCACGATATGCGTTATGCTATCGATGCGTCTAAAATTGAACGTGAGTTAGGCTGGTCACCACAAGAAACCTTTGAAAGCGGTATTCGTAAAACCGTAGAATGGTATTTAAGTAACGAAGGCTGGTGGAAAGCTGTATTGGATGGTAGCTACCAAGGTGAGCGATTAGGTTCAGGAAGTTAA